From the Roseibium salinum genome, one window contains:
- a CDS encoding ABC transporter ATP-binding protein: protein MARIELQNIGKSYGSVEVMRDINLVVEDGEFIVLVGPSGCGKSSLLRMIAGLEPITAGEFSVDGKRLNEVPPRDRDMAMVFQSYALYPHMDVARNMGFSLEIRKAPSEERLSKVAAAAKTLGLSALTGRLPKALSGGQRQRVAMGRAIVRDPSAFLFDEPLSNLDAALRVEMRLEIARLHQRLKATMIYVTHDQVEALTLADRIVVLNAGKIQQVGTPLDLYERPSNRFVAQFIGSPTMNMLEVERAEGGIRLKDGTVLNLELGARQQRACELGVRPEHLNVVAPEAAHLSGVAELVEHLGSDTNIHASVPGIGQMLVRQHGHFPLKAGEPVHIALDLEKAHLFGPDGYRLKR from the coding sequence ATGGCACGCATCGAGCTGCAGAACATCGGCAAGTCATACGGTTCCGTCGAAGTCATGCGCGACATCAACCTGGTGGTCGAGGATGGCGAGTTCATTGTGCTGGTCGGCCCTTCCGGGTGCGGGAAGTCCTCCCTTTTGCGCATGATCGCCGGGCTTGAGCCGATCACGGCCGGAGAATTCAGCGTCGACGGCAAACGCCTCAACGAGGTGCCGCCGCGCGACCGGGACATGGCCATGGTGTTCCAGTCCTATGCGCTCTATCCGCATATGGATGTGGCGCGCAACATGGGCTTTTCGCTGGAAATCCGCAAAGCGCCTTCCGAGGAACGGCTGAGTAAGGTGGCAGCTGCGGCGAAGACGCTCGGTCTGTCCGCGCTGACCGGGCGCCTGCCGAAGGCGCTTTCGGGCGGGCAGCGGCAGCGGGTCGCCATGGGACGGGCGATCGTGCGCGATCCGAGCGCGTTTCTCTTCGACGAGCCGTTGTCGAACCTGGATGCCGCCCTCAGGGTGGAAATGCGCCTGGAAATCGCGCGGCTCCATCAGCGCCTCAAGGCGACGATGATCTACGTCACCCATGACCAGGTCGAGGCGCTGACGCTGGCCGACAGGATCGTCGTCCTGAATGCGGGCAAGATCCAGCAGGTCGGCACGCCGCTTGATCTCTACGAGCGCCCGTCGAACAGGTTTGTGGCGCAATTCATCGGTTCTCCGACCATGAACATGCTGGAGGTAGAGCGCGCGGAGGGCGGCATCCGGCTGAAGGACGGCACGGTGCTGAACTTGGAGCTTGGCGCGCGCCAGCAACGCGCGTGCGAACTGGGCGTGCGCCCGGAACACCTCAATGTCGTTGCCCCGGAGGCCGCGCATCTTTCCGGCGTTGCCGAGCTCGTCGAGCATCTGGGATCCGACACCAACATCCACGCCAGCGTGCCGGGCATCGGCCAGATGCTTGTGCGCCAGCACGGCCACTTCCCGCTGAAGGCGGGCGAGCCGGTCCATATCGCCCTGGATCTTGAAAAGGCCCATTTGTTCGGTCCGGACGGCTACCGGCTGAAGAGGTAG
- a CDS encoding LysM peptidoglycan-binding domain-containing protein: MAGCLSTSTGMLAAFSVVILLSGASAGAQSPCAGEYVMQPGDTLQKVTQQCRVALPELMAANPQIGNVRNIAVGTRINIPGATGGDDDARLPHATRKVAPGDTLFSLAESLGTSVDALLEANPDLEMDDLPVGLTIRIPRFAPGGPDGPIAKDPTINVQPRAGGPGTPITVSGDNYLPGQTVQIGVGPPESEWRSLERTRVQAGGEVEARVRIPENAAPGEDLVFVIHTRDGRTEVSGPVQVVEQRDPDAPDDGAGMRTVEGRLAHGAECMQINTPNGRSYSLTGTGSRFKAGDYVRVRGEIAEMSFCMQGEATINVESMVRAEPLE; the protein is encoded by the coding sequence ATGGCAGGGTGCCTCTCAACCTCCACCGGAATGCTCGCGGCGTTTTCCGTCGTCATCCTCCTTTCCGGTGCAAGTGCCGGGGCGCAGAGCCCCTGCGCCGGGGAATACGTCATGCAGCCGGGCGACACCTTGCAGAAGGTAACTCAGCAATGCCGGGTTGCGTTGCCGGAACTCATGGCCGCCAATCCGCAGATCGGCAACGTGCGCAACATCGCCGTAGGAACCCGGATCAATATACCCGGAGCGACCGGCGGTGACGATGATGCGCGGCTGCCGCATGCAACCCGGAAGGTTGCACCGGGCGACACGCTCTTCTCGCTGGCCGAAAGCCTGGGAACCAGCGTCGATGCGCTGCTGGAGGCCAATCCGGACCTGGAAATGGACGACCTGCCGGTCGGCCTTACCATTCGTATCCCGAGATTCGCGCCGGGCGGGCCGGATGGTCCGATCGCCAAGGACCCCACGATCAACGTCCAGCCGCGGGCGGGCGGGCCCGGCACGCCCATCACCGTGAGCGGCGACAACTACCTTCCCGGCCAGACAGTCCAGATCGGTGTCGGGCCGCCGGAATCGGAATGGCGCTCGCTCGAGCGGACGCGGGTGCAGGCCGGCGGTGAGGTGGAGGCCCGCGTGCGGATACCCGAGAACGCCGCTCCCGGCGAGGATCTCGTCTTCGTGATCCACACGAGGGACGGCCGCACAGAGGTCAGCGGGCCGGTCCAGGTCGTCGAGCAGCGCGACCCTGACGCACCCGACGACGGTGCCGGCATGCGCACGGTGGAGGGACGGCTTGCGCACGGTGCGGAATGCATGCAGATCAACACGCCCAATGGCCGCAGTTACAGCCTGACCGGCACCGGATCCCGGTTCAAGGCCGGCGACTACGTGCGCGTGAGGGGTGAAATCGCCGAGATGTCCTTCTGCATGCAGGGCGAGGCGACGATCAATGTCGAAAGCATGGTCCGGGCGGAGCCCCTGGAATAG